TTGCTTATTTAACAGCTACTTAGTTTAATTTGAATCTAATAACATGAGATCCATCTTTTGAACATGTTTACCTGCACATTTTGCACTTTGTACGTACTTAGTACCTCCTATTGCCAACTACTCAGCTTAGTAGCTAGTCCTaatcgaatcaaatcaagTCGCTGGGCGACAACTGGGACTCGCCCTCGGCCAGATAGATGTGCATCGCCTTGTAGAGCAGGGCAATGCCCAAATGTTTTCGCTGTTTCATGGTCCACGACTGTGCGGGTCCATAGTAATCGCCACGCTTCAGATTTGTCAGGTGCACCAGGCCCATGGCATCGATAATGGACGCCTCTCTCGTGTACGCATCAATGGGCATTATGTTGTGGAACACATGTAGGCATACGACACCACTTTCGTTCTGCCAAATCTCCAGTATCCGCTCGAGCTTCTTGCTGCCCAGTTTGGCATCACCCGCTGGCGGCGACTTGAACACATCCGGCTGCAGTGTGCGAAATCCGCCCCTTCTTTCCGCCTTCTCTGTGCGCTCCCTACCATTCTCGCGCTTCTGATTGAGCCGCGTGTGCTGGCGCATGGCATCGTACAGATGGGCATAGGGCCGCGACGATTTCCCCTTGCCCACGTAGAAGATCGAGTCGAGGAATCGCTGCCAGATGCTGAACTTGTCCAGAAAGGTGCTCTCTCCGGGTAGATTGCGGGAGATGCGCGGATCAATCAGCATGTAGATGAAGCTCTGCTTGAGATGACCCTCGCGCAGCGTTCTCTTCACAACCGGGGCCGTGGCAAAGTGCTCCGATGAGGCCGCCTCCTGCGGCATAAATTCTCGAATGCGCTCGAAATCCTCCCGCGAACGGAGTGTCCTGTGCAGCTCCACCGAATACCTGATCTGAGACGCTTGGGCATGCTTCTGGGCAGCCAGCAGGGCATCCGTGTTCCGTCTATATTTGATCAACTGTTTGATGTACAACCGTTTTGTGGTCTTGGTTATGGGACCCACTGGGGCACCCAATTGGGTGAGCTCTCGTCGCAGGGCATCTGTTTCGTAGTCCAGTGGCAGCGTCAGATTCGTGCTGACTGTACTGtccagctgttgctgctgctcctgcgtaGGAACTCGCTCCACAAATCTCTTGGCTGGCATTTGCTTTTCATCATTCTGCAGGAACTTTGCCTCGTAGAAGACCAATCCATTCTCGTCATCCGTGTGGACATAGGCCTCTTTGATCTGCAGAAAGTATTCATCCGTG
The sequence above is a segment of the Drosophila subobscura isolate 14011-0131.10 chromosome U, UCBerk_Dsub_1.0, whole genome shotgun sequence genome. Coding sequences within it:
- the LOC117901982 gene encoding uncharacterized protein LOC117901982 — protein: MEQRANFLALTLLDALEDENEADILSMLERNVINAGIVPCDRGLAPLHYVCGMRNEELARRILEKFLECPDLDMNALSDGQTTALHIASIYGRVDLVRMLLQRGARADLPDDENRLAVHYAIEECHFEVLQLLRDHIFREKLKQKQNQRLQVPQHQAVEASTTPKQTLKYNYDVTSPYYINITHRRHKPQPKFPDIADAPATLPDEEESVNLFALTEAHLTQLLQSQYQEDPDHPKRRSIIESWREKVERSRARQSLMHKYDKHVEAIVEEALAQDDFNYERHMQKKLREEDSLEMEMEMQQQQIEYAAAPNRQVFQQLVEQVSQAQVIEPEPDNSFVTAQEEEQLAGSSPRPTDEYFLQIKEAYVHTDDENGLVFYEAKFLQNDEKQMPAKRFVERVPTQEQQQQLDSTVSTNLTLPLDYETDALRRELTQLGAPVGPITKTTKRLYIKQLIKYRRNTDALLAAQKHAQASQIRYSVELHRTLRSREDFERIREFMPQEAASSEHFATAPVVKRTLREGHLKQSFIYMLIDPRISRNLPGESTFLDKFSIWQRFLDSIFYVGKGKSSRPYAHLYDAMRQHTRLNQKRENGRERTEKAERRGGFRTLQPDVFKSPPAGDAKLGSKKLERILEIWQNESGVVCLHVFHNIMPIDAYTREASIIDAMGLVHLTNLKRGDYYGPAQSWTMKQRKHLGIALLYKAMHIYLAEGESQLSPSDLI